In Bythopirellula goksoeyrii, a single window of DNA contains:
- a CDS encoding efflux RND transporter periplasmic adaptor subunit, producing MNQHFDPWLSSIALALCLVGLGQPATAQPPGGEPPPSIIVAAPVVEQSVAAEQTFVGTVTPRRIATIGSAVSGRVVEVPFEEGDRIEAKQPLAQLLTDTITLEVAGAEAELRLRKEQLAELENGSRPEEIAQAEARMAAAAARQDFLDGRYARMQSLRNTRGAVTEEEVEEAKSQSLEGQQIYAEMLAAYDLAVAGPREEVIAQARAQVAIQEALVEKLSDQLQKHTIISRFPGYVTQKLSEAGQWVNQGDPVAEVVGIDEVDVVVQVVEGDISFVRPGQEVRVEIPAIPDHEFFGKVVATIPQGDVRARTFAVKIRVLNEISEDGPLILAGMYARAALPVAKTLQAILVPKDAVVLGGPQPIIAVIEGATSKGETGTPVTVPVQLGTSQGNLIQVTGNVKPGQMVVVQGNERLRPGQKVVIGGIAGEEK from the coding sequence ATGAATCAACACTTTGATCCCTGGTTGTCGAGCATTGCCCTGGCACTCTGCCTAGTTGGTCTTGGTCAGCCTGCTACTGCTCAGCCCCCTGGCGGAGAACCACCCCCGTCAATCATTGTTGCCGCGCCGGTCGTGGAGCAATCTGTGGCAGCGGAGCAAACGTTTGTAGGAACGGTAACACCGAGGCGCATTGCCACGATTGGTAGTGCGGTGAGCGGCCGTGTAGTTGAAGTCCCCTTCGAGGAGGGAGACCGAATCGAAGCCAAACAACCTTTGGCTCAACTGCTGACTGACACGATCACGCTTGAAGTCGCGGGAGCCGAAGCCGAATTGCGTTTACGAAAAGAACAGCTGGCGGAATTGGAGAATGGGAGTCGCCCCGAAGAAATCGCCCAAGCCGAGGCGCGGATGGCTGCCGCGGCGGCTCGGCAAGATTTTCTTGACGGCCGCTACGCCCGGATGCAGAGCTTGCGCAACACCCGTGGTGCAGTGACAGAGGAAGAAGTCGAAGAAGCCAAAAGCCAGTCACTCGAAGGCCAACAGATTTATGCCGAGATGCTGGCGGCATACGATCTGGCCGTGGCAGGGCCTCGTGAAGAAGTCATCGCTCAGGCACGTGCCCAGGTTGCGATCCAAGAAGCCCTCGTTGAAAAACTTAGCGACCAGCTCCAAAAGCATACGATCATATCTCGGTTTCCCGGGTATGTGACTCAGAAACTCTCCGAAGCGGGTCAGTGGGTCAATCAGGGAGATCCGGTTGCCGAAGTCGTTGGCATCGATGAGGTCGATGTCGTGGTGCAGGTAGTCGAAGGCGATATTTCCTTCGTTCGTCCAGGACAGGAAGTGCGCGTGGAGATCCCGGCGATCCCCGATCATGAATTTTTCGGCAAAGTCGTGGCCACGATTCCTCAAGGCGATGTCCGTGCCCGCACCTTCGCTGTGAAAATTCGCGTGCTGAATGAAATCAGCGAGGACGGCCCGTTGATCCTTGCTGGAATGTATGCCCGCGCCGCCCTACCCGTCGCTAAGACACTCCAGGCCATTCTGGTCCCCAAAGATGCCGTCGTATTAGGTGGGCCCCAACCTATCATCGCTGTCATCGAAGGAGCAACGTCCAAGGGTGAAACGGGGACACCGGTTACGGTGCCAGTGCAACTTGGAACGTCGCAAGGAAACTTGATTCAAGTGACGGGAAACGTAAAACCGGGCCAGATGGTCGTTGTCCAAGGAAACGAACGACTCCGCCCGGGACAGAAGGTGGTAATTGGAGGTATCGCGGGGGAGGAGAAATAG
- a CDS encoding sigma-70 family RNA polymerase sigma factor: MSDTPSEVTVLIRRAQEGDPDAGPQLLEAVYQKLHQMAEKKLAQEQEGITLQATVLVHDAYLQLVRAGEANNLNDRKHFYIVAAKVMRRMLIDRARSRRALKRGGHDWKRSAVEVDHVADSGDNTDVLALHEALKKLALLDPRQAEIVEMRYFGGYSVEETADLLGVSSSTVKQDFASAKAWLYRELTRG, from the coding sequence ATGTCCGATACCCCTTCGGAAGTAACTGTTCTGATCCGCCGCGCCCAGGAGGGGGATCCGGACGCCGGTCCGCAACTATTGGAGGCTGTCTACCAAAAGCTGCATCAGATGGCCGAGAAGAAATTGGCCCAAGAGCAAGAGGGCATTACCCTACAGGCAACCGTTCTGGTCCACGATGCTTATCTCCAGTTGGTCCGGGCGGGCGAAGCGAATAACCTAAACGACCGTAAGCATTTCTACATCGTGGCCGCCAAGGTGATGCGGCGAATGTTGATCGATCGGGCACGCAGCAGACGAGCCCTCAAGCGGGGTGGTCACGATTGGAAACGTTCTGCCGTAGAAGTCGACCACGTCGCAGATTCGGGGGACAACACCGACGTTCTTGCATTGCATGAAGCACTCAAGAAGCTGGCCCTGCTCGATCCTCGGCAAGCAGAGATTGTTGAAATGCGGTATTTTGGAGGTTATTCGGTCGAAGAGACTGCAGATCTGCTGGGAGTCTCTAGCAGCACAGTGAAACAAGACTTTGCCTCGGCGAAGGCTTGGCTCTATCGCGAATTGACACGAGGTTGA
- a CDS encoding DNA integrity scanning protein DisA nucleotide-binding domain protein has protein sequence MAPSIKFTEQLQVFCEIASRMAKHEEADALLFLIEGTIDWQKLRDATGKHHVILASDRKQHLSKAEDFDFDTVELNIPDSPVYERLTQALLESVADDLLTPGATVIALYSGFEVGVIDSMSVVSLDEHLGRLTVHDLRQLETRVPLDTLKTTVDLAVDIGREGREGKPVGTLFVVGDHRKVLKHCHPLGFDPVRGYNIDDRRMEDTKVRESIKEIAQLDGAFVVSSDGTIISACQYISAPAAEITLSKGLGSRHWAAAAISRATGAVAIAVSESNGTVRLFQNGEVMLRIEPFRRAMKWKDFEYDPPSAGD, from the coding sequence ATGGCACCTTCGATCAAATTCACCGAGCAACTCCAGGTGTTTTGCGAAATCGCCAGCCGGATGGCCAAACACGAAGAAGCCGATGCCCTCCTGTTTTTGATCGAGGGGACAATTGACTGGCAGAAACTCCGAGACGCTACAGGCAAACACCATGTCATTCTGGCCAGCGACCGCAAACAGCACCTCTCCAAAGCCGAAGACTTTGACTTCGACACGGTCGAGCTCAACATCCCCGACAGCCCGGTCTACGAGCGGCTCACACAGGCCTTGCTCGAAAGCGTTGCCGACGATCTGTTGACCCCCGGGGCAACGGTCATCGCTCTCTACAGTGGCTTTGAAGTCGGGGTGATCGATTCGATGAGTGTGGTAAGTCTGGACGAGCATCTGGGCCGTCTGACCGTTCATGACCTACGGCAACTGGAAACGCGAGTACCGCTGGACACCCTCAAGACCACAGTGGACTTGGCCGTGGACATTGGCCGTGAAGGTCGCGAAGGGAAACCGGTCGGTACGTTGTTCGTCGTGGGCGACCATCGCAAGGTGCTCAAGCACTGTCACCCGCTGGGCTTCGACCCGGTGCGGGGCTACAACATCGACGATCGCCGTATGGAAGACACGAAAGTTCGCGAGTCGATTAAGGAGATCGCACAGCTCGATGGGGCATTTGTGGTCTCCTCGGATGGGACGATCATCTCAGCCTGCCAATACATCTCCGCCCCCGCTGCCGAGATTACGCTGAGCAAGGGCCTGGGCTCCCGTCACTGGGCCGCCGCCGCCATCAGCCGCGCAACCGGAGCAGTGGCCATTGCCGTGAGCGAATCCAACGGCACGGTGCGCCTCTTCCAAAACGGCGAAGTGATGCTCCGCATCGAACCCTTCCGCCGCGCGATGAAGTGGAAAGATTTTGAATACGACCCGCCGAGCGCGGGGGACTGA
- a CDS encoding MarR family winged helix-turn-helix transcriptional regulator, with protein sequence MLEYDFEESLGYWLVMAHQAYMRAFNEELAPQGITYRQAQVLAWLALEGPLAQADLASRMLIEPPSLVGTLDRMEESGLIERQACPNDGRKKLVHPLPAADELWEQIVASGRRIRAQASAGLSDRELAILKRLLGKVRANVSTQSPVKCAR encoded by the coding sequence GTGCTGGAATACGACTTTGAAGAGAGCCTCGGTTACTGGCTCGTGATGGCCCATCAGGCCTATATGCGGGCTTTCAACGAAGAACTTGCGCCGCAGGGGATCACGTATCGACAGGCCCAAGTACTCGCATGGCTTGCACTGGAAGGCCCGCTGGCACAAGCCGACCTGGCCAGTCGCATGTTGATCGAACCTCCCAGCCTGGTGGGGACTCTTGATCGGATGGAGGAGAGCGGGCTTATCGAACGACAAGCCTGTCCGAACGATGGTCGGAAAAAACTAGTCCACCCCCTCCCTGCGGCAGACGAACTATGGGAGCAAATTGTAGCGAGCGGCAGACGCATTCGTGCGCAGGCTTCAGCCGGTTTGTCAGATCGCGAACTTGCCATACTCAAGCGTCTCTTGGGCAAAGTTCGTGCGAATGTTTCTACCCAGTCCCCAGTGAAATGTGCAAGATGA
- a CDS encoding efflux RND transporter permease subunit, with protein sequence MQLVESFVRNPVKISVGVLLTALFGTIALTRLPLQLTPEVDTPTITITTRWPGASPKEVEQEIIVEQEEQLKGVEGSSKLSSESSDSQGVITLEFNVGTDMDQALLKVNSRLNQVREYPEDADQPIITTANSSNSPIAWFILGLKPPSAEEIRAFAADHPAIKQELERCAQTSNPGLLLHRLRSLALEHPEVSELLPPPDLDPTKLRRFAEDEIEARFERVAGVSQSNVIGGLEDEMQIVVDPEKLAARQITLTQMRDVLRSQNKDTSAGDFYEGKRRWVVRSLGEFRTPEQVENQLLAVRDGAPVFVRDVATVHLGYKKPDGVVRRYGGSSIAVNCIRETGANVLDIMADLRVVTQELNRDILNPKGLMLGQVYDETEYINSSVNLVQENIFLGGALTMIVLMSFLHLGYRTLLVIPAILATSLAAVYLSPWWFALCLALIIGSGFWFARGALVVGLAIPISIIGTFLVLGMLGRSLNVISLAGLAFAVGMLVDNAIVVLENIYRRYSLGESPVEAAANGTEEVWGAVVSSTLTTIAVFLPVVFIQEEAGQLFRDIALAISAAVALSLLVSVTVIPTAASRLFQKRREESPRDPINNGALDNTPISPKKQVAVVRLINALGAKFNGFIVGLNRWIQGSLLRQIVTIVLLISFALGLSWQLWPRVEYLPSGNRNLVFGIILPPPGYNIDQLMSLGEIVESELQPYWDVDEDFDDSNSEVPTIADFFFVVRGRSVFLGLRAKDPLRAGEFVPLIFQVGKKLPGAIAVAKQSSLFEQGLAAGRTIDIEITGPEVEKLVQLGGQIFGQVMGMIPNVQAQPKPSLDLSSPEVHIKPRLLQAAEMQVSSSELGFTVDALVDGAYVSDYFLEGKKIDLTLKGEDKYADRTQLVGAVPIATPLGQLIPLNALADVTLASGPEQLNHRERVRAITISASPPPEMPLEEAMTIIQTQIVQPMREGNQLDGGYRIALEGTADKLRETWLALRENIIIALLITYLLMAALFESWLYPFVIILSVPLGAVGGILALHVLNYFVLQPLDVLTMLGFVVLIGTVVNNPILIVHQALNHIRLDGMTPRDAVLESVRTRIRPIFMTTTTTTLGLLPLVVFPGAGSELYRGLGSVVLGGLISSTLFTLILVPTLFTVTLSAKQLVTRGEKGEDLADEVEELPPQSAAVEDELEVGAGAN encoded by the coding sequence ATGCAACTGGTTGAATCCTTTGTTCGCAATCCTGTAAAAATCTCCGTGGGAGTGCTGTTGACGGCCCTCTTTGGGACGATTGCGCTCACTCGGCTTCCCTTGCAACTGACTCCGGAGGTCGATACGCCGACGATTACGATCACGACCCGCTGGCCAGGGGCTAGCCCGAAAGAGGTCGAACAGGAAATCATTGTCGAGCAGGAAGAACAGCTCAAAGGGGTCGAGGGTTCCAGCAAACTCTCCTCGGAAAGCTCCGACTCGCAGGGAGTGATAACGCTGGAGTTCAACGTGGGCACCGACATGGATCAGGCCCTGTTGAAGGTGAATAGCCGGCTGAACCAAGTCCGTGAGTATCCCGAGGATGCCGACCAGCCAATCATCACGACCGCGAATTCATCGAACTCGCCGATTGCGTGGTTCATTCTTGGCTTGAAACCCCCTTCAGCAGAGGAAATAAGGGCTTTTGCCGCCGATCATCCGGCAATCAAACAGGAACTTGAGCGTTGTGCACAGACTAGCAATCCAGGACTGCTACTCCACCGACTACGCTCGCTGGCTTTGGAGCATCCTGAGGTAAGCGAGTTGCTACCGCCACCAGATTTGGATCCTACCAAGCTAAGGCGCTTTGCCGAGGATGAAATTGAAGCACGTTTCGAGCGCGTGGCGGGTGTTTCCCAGTCGAACGTGATTGGCGGGCTGGAAGACGAGATGCAGATTGTCGTCGATCCAGAAAAACTGGCAGCCCGACAGATCACGCTCACCCAGATGCGAGATGTACTGCGGAGCCAAAATAAAGACACCTCGGCAGGCGATTTCTACGAAGGGAAACGCCGCTGGGTAGTGCGCTCGCTGGGCGAGTTTCGCACGCCAGAGCAGGTTGAAAACCAGTTGCTCGCGGTTCGCGATGGGGCTCCTGTCTTCGTCCGCGACGTGGCGACTGTCCATTTGGGATACAAGAAGCCTGACGGCGTAGTGCGACGTTACGGTGGTTCGAGCATCGCCGTGAACTGTATACGTGAAACGGGTGCCAATGTTCTCGACATCATGGCTGACCTTCGTGTTGTGACTCAAGAATTGAATCGCGACATTCTCAACCCGAAGGGCTTGATGCTTGGCCAGGTGTACGACGAAACCGAGTACATCAATTCGTCGGTTAACTTGGTGCAAGAAAACATCTTCCTAGGTGGTGCGTTGACGATGATCGTGCTGATGTCGTTTTTGCACCTGGGCTATCGCACCCTTCTCGTGATCCCGGCCATTTTGGCGACTTCGTTGGCGGCTGTGTATCTCTCACCCTGGTGGTTTGCGTTGTGCTTGGCACTGATCATCGGCAGCGGCTTCTGGTTTGCCCGAGGGGCGCTCGTAGTGGGTTTGGCTATTCCCATCAGTATCATCGGCACGTTCTTGGTATTGGGCATGTTGGGCCGCTCGCTCAACGTGATTAGTCTCGCCGGCCTGGCGTTCGCCGTCGGAATGTTGGTCGATAATGCTATCGTGGTGCTCGAGAACATCTACCGCCGCTATTCGCTCGGCGAGTCTCCTGTGGAAGCTGCCGCGAACGGAACCGAGGAAGTCTGGGGGGCCGTCGTTTCTTCGACGCTCACGACGATCGCCGTTTTTCTTCCCGTGGTTTTCATCCAGGAAGAAGCGGGGCAACTTTTCCGTGACATTGCGTTGGCAATCAGTGCGGCAGTGGCACTCTCGCTGTTGGTGTCCGTGACGGTGATACCAACGGCTGCTTCGCGCTTGTTTCAAAAAAGGCGTGAGGAGTCGCCGCGCGATCCAATAAACAATGGCGCGCTTGATAACACGCCAATATCGCCTAAGAAACAGGTGGCCGTTGTACGCTTGATTAATGCGCTTGGTGCCAAGTTCAACGGATTCATCGTCGGATTAAACCGTTGGATTCAGGGGAGTCTCCTTCGCCAGATCGTGACAATCGTTCTGTTGATTTCCTTCGCCCTCGGTCTCAGTTGGCAGCTTTGGCCGCGAGTTGAATACCTCCCCAGCGGCAACCGGAATCTTGTCTTCGGCATTATCCTTCCTCCTCCTGGTTACAACATCGATCAATTAATGTCGCTTGGCGAGATCGTAGAGTCCGAGTTGCAACCGTATTGGGACGTCGACGAGGATTTCGATGACAGCAATTCGGAAGTTCCCACAATTGCCGATTTCTTCTTCGTCGTACGTGGTCGCTCCGTTTTCCTGGGATTGCGCGCCAAAGACCCGCTACGAGCTGGCGAGTTTGTGCCGCTGATTTTTCAGGTTGGCAAGAAGCTTCCCGGCGCGATCGCCGTTGCCAAACAATCGAGTCTCTTTGAACAAGGTCTTGCCGCGGGGCGCACGATCGATATCGAGATCACGGGACCAGAAGTTGAAAAGCTTGTGCAACTCGGTGGACAAATCTTTGGCCAAGTCATGGGAATGATCCCCAACGTACAAGCCCAGCCGAAGCCCAGCCTCGATCTTTCTAGCCCCGAAGTACATATCAAACCACGTTTATTGCAAGCCGCCGAGATGCAGGTAAGCTCTTCCGAACTCGGCTTCACTGTGGATGCGCTGGTGGATGGTGCGTATGTGAGTGACTACTTCCTCGAAGGCAAGAAAATCGACCTCACTCTCAAGGGGGAGGACAAGTATGCCGACCGCACGCAGTTGGTCGGCGCGGTCCCCATTGCAACTCCGTTGGGGCAATTGATTCCACTCAATGCGCTAGCCGATGTAACGCTAGCCAGTGGCCCCGAACAACTCAATCATCGCGAACGGGTGCGCGCGATCACAATCTCTGCGTCACCCCCTCCAGAAATGCCTTTAGAAGAGGCGATGACGATCATCCAGACACAGATCGTGCAGCCGATGCGTGAAGGGAATCAACTCGACGGGGGCTATCGCATCGCCCTGGAGGGAACCGCCGACAAGCTCCGAGAAACGTGGCTGGCACTTCGCGAGAATATCATCATCGCCCTGCTGATTACTTACCTGTTGATGGCGGCCCTGTTTGAATCGTGGCTCTATCCGTTTGTGATTATCCTGAGCGTGCCCCTGGGGGCAGTCGGCGGGATTCTTGCCCTGCATGTTCTCAACTACTTCGTGCTTCAACCGCTTGACGTGCTGACGATGCTTGGCTTTGTGGTCCTTATCGGCACTGTGGTGAACAACCCAATCCTGATCGTGCACCAAGCGCTCAACCATATCCGGTTGGATGGCATGACTCCGCGAGATGCTGTGCTCGAAAGTGTCCGCACGCGAATTCGCCCAATCTTCATGACGACAACCACCACGACACTTGGCTTGTTGCCCCTGGTCGTTTTCCCCGGGGCAGGTAGCGAACTCTATCGTGGCCTGGGTAGCGTCGTGCTGGGGGGACTGATTTCTTCTACCTTGTTTACACTGATTCTCGTGCCGACACTCTTTACGGTTACCTTATCGGCAAAACAGTTGGTCACCCGCGGCGAGAAAGGCGAGGATTTGGCGGATGAGGTCGAAGAGCTTCCGCCTCAGTCCGCAGCAGTGGAGGACGAGTTGGAAGTCGGGGCTGGAGCAAATTAA
- a CDS encoding formylglycine-generating enzyme family protein, which produces MSITGPVHWLATYCLLVMTASSQAATIDTALVGNVNNPPDANGRGSVAKYFRIATKEVTNTQYVEFLNAVAASDPYGLYRTEMSTELKGGILRSGSSGSYSYSVKSPGQSGAYDYAKKPVMYVSWYDSIRFTNWLHNGQGSGNTETGAYTLLGGTPIPSNGASITRNAGARWFLPSEDEWYKSAYHKNDGVTGNYWDYPTQSDTPPNNLLPTSDIGNSANHVNNSGGYTRGPTYPMTDVGEYPITVGPYGTKDQAGNVFEWTEMLFNVSDRVARGGSWNHFNSDMRFSSFRVFAASLESSTVGFRVATIPEPGTLLLGMLGGLVYLSRLGHNGNASY; this is translated from the coding sequence ATGAGCATTACAGGACCCGTGCACTGGCTGGCTACTTACTGCTTACTGGTGATGACCGCATCTTCGCAAGCTGCGACCATTGATACGGCATTGGTTGGCAATGTGAATAATCCACCTGATGCGAATGGCCGCGGATCAGTTGCCAAGTATTTCCGCATTGCCACCAAGGAAGTTACCAATACCCAATATGTAGAATTTCTCAATGCCGTCGCTGCATCGGATCCCTACGGCCTTTACAGGACAGAGATGTCGACAGAATTGAAGGGAGGAATCTTACGCAGCGGCTCCTCCGGCAGTTATTCCTATTCCGTCAAGTCGCCCGGCCAATCTGGCGCGTATGATTATGCCAAGAAACCCGTCATGTATGTGTCGTGGTACGACTCCATTCGCTTCACGAACTGGCTACACAATGGTCAAGGTAGTGGTAACACAGAAACGGGTGCCTATACGCTACTAGGGGGCACACCAATTCCGTCCAACGGGGCCAGCATCACACGCAACGCTGGTGCCCGATGGTTTCTTCCCAGTGAGGACGAGTGGTACAAGTCAGCCTACCACAAGAATGATGGCGTGACCGGCAACTACTGGGACTACCCCACGCAGAGCGATACCCCGCCAAACAATCTGTTGCCGACTTCGGATATCGGCAATTCAGCCAATCACGTCAACAACAGTGGAGGATACACCCGTGGACCAACCTATCCGATGACTGATGTGGGAGAGTATCCGATTACGGTAGGCCCTTATGGTACAAAAGACCAGGCAGGCAATGTGTTTGAATGGACCGAGATGCTTTTTAACGTCTCAGATCGCGTCGCCCGCGGCGGATCGTGGAATCATTTTAATAGCGACATGCGGTTTTCCAGTTTCCGCGTTTTCGCTGCATCGCTCGAAAGCAGCACCGTCGGCTTTCGTGTCGCTACCATACCGGAACCCGGCACATTGCTGTTGGGAATGCTTGGCGGGTTGGTCTATTTGAGCCGATTGGGACACAACGGAAATGCAAGTTATTAA